In the Haloferula helveola genome, one interval contains:
- a CDS encoding peptidylprolyl isomerase encodes MITVNGETIDPALVEDAFLRIKSEAESRSEISCCERDEEFRHKAEDEVIEGILLAQEAERRVPEPNRDEVREALENSLREWRSHGASWDMLEQQRDQLREETVARLRMERFADDVWRDLPELDEAALREWYDENAELFRKPGRARVRHLVRFPGDDPAAEYRKITGLRGEVLDGANFAEVAKEHTAREDGETDLGWIEHERTLNPFEAMLFSLREGELSPVFSYEQGLHLVRIEELEPEHIPPFEELEETIREQALADQRREALHQLAVQLREKAEVTRDED; translated from the coding sequence GTGATCACGGTCAACGGAGAGACGATCGACCCCGCTTTGGTTGAGGATGCGTTCCTGCGCATCAAATCCGAGGCCGAGTCCCGCAGCGAGATCTCGTGCTGCGAACGCGACGAGGAGTTCCGTCACAAGGCGGAGGACGAAGTGATCGAGGGAATCCTGCTGGCGCAGGAAGCCGAGCGCAGAGTGCCCGAACCCAACCGGGACGAGGTTCGCGAAGCTTTGGAAAACTCGCTCCGGGAATGGCGCAGCCACGGCGCGTCGTGGGACATGCTTGAACAGCAGCGCGACCAGCTCCGCGAGGAAACGGTGGCCCGGCTGCGGATGGAACGCTTCGCCGACGACGTCTGGAGGGATCTGCCGGAGCTCGACGAGGCGGCACTGCGCGAGTGGTACGATGAGAACGCCGAGCTCTTCCGCAAGCCGGGACGCGCCCGGGTGCGGCACCTCGTCCGATTTCCCGGCGACGACCCTGCGGCCGAGTACCGGAAGATCACCGGGCTGCGCGGCGAGGTGCTCGACGGAGCGAATTTCGCCGAAGTGGCCAAGGAACACACCGCCCGCGAAGACGGCGAAACGGATCTCGGATGGATCGAACACGAGCGGACCCTGAATCCGTTCGAAGCGATGCTTTTCTCGCTGCGCGAGGGCGAGCTCAGCCCGGTATTCTCGTACGAGCAGGGGCTCCACCTGGTGCGGATCGAGGAGCTCGAGCCCGAGCACATTCCGCCCTTCGAGGAGCTTGAGGAAACCATCCGCGAACAGGCCCTTGCCGACCAAAGGCGCGAAGCACTGCACCAACTCGCCGTCCAACTGCGGGAAAAGGCGGAGGTCACCCGCGACGAGGATTGA